A genomic window from Synechococcus sp. WH 8016 includes:
- a CDS encoding pyridoxamine 5'-phosphate oxidase family protein: MEAAQSLPPWRPLLSAARKREGRSPGGRWLQLATLAMDGCPRVRTLVFRDWSASATLDLLTDARSDKTLEIQRTPEVELCWLFRKAREQFRLRGTARLIAPGQDPVVLDQSWRQLSPSGRSVWAWPPPGDPFDVQGPWPQEVSDDSAMPEHLRLLRIALHQVEQLDLKPHPHLRRVWTSATEWQEQRLNP; encoded by the coding sequence ATGGAAGCAGCTCAGTCGCTTCCTCCTTGGAGACCTCTGTTGTCTGCGGCGCGCAAGCGGGAAGGCCGCTCACCGGGTGGTCGCTGGTTGCAGCTTGCAACTCTTGCTATGGATGGCTGCCCGCGGGTGCGAACGCTTGTTTTTCGCGATTGGAGTGCGTCGGCGACGCTGGATCTGCTCACGGATGCCCGCAGCGACAAGACCCTCGAAATTCAAAGAACGCCTGAGGTGGAGTTGTGCTGGCTGTTTCGTAAGGCCCGCGAGCAGTTTCGCCTTCGTGGAACGGCAAGACTGATCGCTCCCGGACAGGATCCTGTCGTACTGGATCAGTCTTGGAGGCAGCTCTCACCCTCTGGGCGATCGGTCTGGGCCTGGCCTCCTCCCGGTGATCCTTTCGATGTTCAAGGGCCATGGCCTCAGGAGGTGTCAGATGACTCAGCGATGCCAGAGCATTTGCGCCTGCTGCGGATTGCGTTGCATCAAGTTGAGCAGCTCGATCTCAAGCCACACCCCCACTTGCGACGCGTGTGGACATCGGCCACCGAATGGCAAGAACAAAGGCTCAATCCTTGA
- a CDS encoding AhpC/TSA family protein — protein sequence MKAPEALLAYLQQIPGMESGAKRLVLLFTQLGDFDSMEYAQALVPALSRLEQVGIKTLAIAIGDQAGADRFCVFTGFPRSQLRVVSDADLHRSVGLSPGLQAAGGPWSSLLLMCAGIGSPGTLAEVLRGYTGDRSAPARFDDSSLFRLAGGSGFQRPFELATVRLRNMNEVLTKWSTYVPNNAYITQRGGTFLLDEDDSVLYVHRDQGILGFSETMNQPLAFLDPWLKSEH from the coding sequence ATGAAAGCACCAGAAGCTTTACTCGCCTATCTCCAGCAAATCCCTGGTATGGAATCAGGCGCCAAGCGTTTGGTGCTGCTGTTCACTCAGCTTGGTGATTTCGACTCGATGGAATATGCCCAAGCCCTGGTGCCTGCGCTCTCTCGTTTGGAGCAGGTAGGCATCAAGACTTTGGCCATCGCAATCGGTGATCAAGCAGGTGCTGATCGTTTCTGCGTTTTCACTGGATTTCCAAGGTCTCAGCTTCGGGTGGTTTCCGATGCGGACTTGCATCGCAGTGTTGGTCTTTCACCCGGGCTTCAGGCTGCTGGCGGCCCTTGGTCATCTCTTTTGTTGATGTGTGCGGGGATTGGCTCACCGGGCACGCTTGCTGAAGTTCTAAGGGGATACACAGGGGATCGCAGCGCACCCGCCCGCTTTGATGATTCTTCCCTGTTTCGCCTGGCTGGGGGAAGCGGATTCCAGCGTCCGTTCGAGCTGGCCACGGTTCGTCTTCGCAATATGAACGAAGTGCTGACGAAGTGGAGTACCTACGTACCCAATAACGCCTACATCACGCAGCGAGGCGGCACCTTTCTGTTGGACGAGGATGATTCCGTTCTTTATGTCCACCGAGACCAGGGTATTTTGGGCTTCTCGGAAACCATGAACCAGCCCCTCGCTTTTCTTGACCCTTGGTTGAAAAGCGAGCACTGA